From Leishmania mexicana MHOM/GT/2001/U1103 complete genome, chromosome 9, a single genomic window includes:
- a CDS encoding surface antigen-like protein, producing the protein MAQQVRRVTVAVRMAFIVCALLLAGGVARATLTAAQNSITAEFLRSFAVSIPGLASVWTEDDWCAWPYVSCNSDTNITVIIDNGGFTGSLPELNVAGDSANIAVTEIALTNMNIEGGFANSWGGLKEVRVLNFTNTNLFGTIPASWNAMRSLQTVILKNSSACGSLPRWTLPSLKNIDVSTNLLRGSMPGTFGYIAGLQNVSLVGNNFCGCSPPSWVSRVLTTALFQAMGTAPYKPDCRAPINCDSEGAKCSRDTPQYHDAAASPPCVMVAVLTLVLTLWADMFG; encoded by the coding sequence ATGGCCCAGCAAGTTCGTCGTGTGACCGTGGCCGTGCGGATGGCGTTCATCGTGTGCGCCTTGCTCCTCGCCGGTGGCGTGGCGCGTGCGACTCTCACGGCGGCGCAAAACTCCATCACGGCCGAGTTTCTGCGGTCCTTCGCGGTCTCGATACCTGGCCTGGCGAGTGTGTGGACGGAGGATGATTGGTGCGCCTGGCCGTACGTCAGCTGCAACTCCGACACGAACATCACAGTTATCATCGACAACGGTGGGTTCACCGGCAGCCTTCCAGAGCTGAATGTGGCGGGCGACAGCGCTAATATCGCGGTCACCGAGATTGCCTTGACGAACATGAACATCGAAGGCGGGTTCGCGAACAGCTGGGGAGGCCTCAAGGAGGTGCGGGTTCTCAACTTCACGAACACCAACCTGTTTGGCACCATTCCCGCGAGCTGGAACGCGATGCGCTCCCTGCAGACGGTCATCCTAAAAAACTccagcgcgtgcggcagcCTGCCGAGGTggacgctgccgtcgctgaaGAACATTGACGTGTCGACCAACCTGCTGCGCGGTTCGATGCCGGGCACGTTCGGCTACATCGCCGGCCTGCAGAACGTCAGCCTTGTGGGCAACAACTTCTGTGGCTGCAGCCCGCCGTCCTGGGTGTCCCGGGTACTCACCACTGCACTCTTCCAGGCAATGGGCACAGCACCGTACAAGCCGGACTGCAGGGCCCCCATCAACTGCGACTCCGAAGGTGCCAAGTGCTCCCGCGACACTCCACAGTaccacgacgccgccgcctccccacCATGTGTGATGGTGGCCGTGCTGACTCTGGTCCTGACGCTCTGGGCAGACATGTTCGGGTAG
- a CDS encoding putative ATP-dependent DNA helicase translates to MDDSQIRAATYPADAALILQAGAGSGKTQTMAARIAYLLQSGVPGHSILGICFTRQAAETLRERVRSTLPPTLTREAHALKLKTFHAFGLECLRRFSALRSDTHVLDARQQHELARRVVDTYAQREKSSEAVTDLVDYVNRVKTMKVPPIPQSDPALQDAYLFPYYQKALHEEHNAVDFGDLQQMFYDLIRPVPATPPTASQGCGEEGLEEQQPGKMVPSDVCTALRAEYTHFVVDEFQDFNEIQVELLALLAGDACRVTCVGDPNQCIYTWRGAMPNVFGVWKKRFPQTAVLTLAMNYRSDGPIVEAANLVVKATQMAHHHREERAVTLVQCASEEDELQAVPLVIDHVLRRRDTHLGYGDIAILCRSRRRVQLYCDVLQSQRIPVRQLKGMSVDHLASMRSLLAFLRLCVSPHGPEGDANVRTLLNTAPLHRLSAGAAKKFLLSLDSVCQARRATETARIRSWRHTIHVDNSSEVCPNNGGAQGSRGEGLQPGAACASVIGGGYPTAATPGVHPESHSFFAVLQELVYHNFSHELFPKLEVSKRNQKSIRTLVRIVVHAKELLAQPSCDVEQVLRYVLREGGYEGESMAAVAARTVTPSATTRGAKRARNSADGWGSDRCADEASGRSSALGYQPRVGALLMERCASQHNQQQQSYSSSSASASYSSAGGGTSRWDRCHHGSRRSGAASGGNGAVDEDVLPPEEEAEVWQEQRMNLSELVLHTYHSVQEALEREVAHELEKEGGGGEGRGEEEASRSRPSPASGSHSNSRPQPFSKATGADDSVSNFSAGSTTTTMTVMQALRPPAVVLHRVLDEFVSLVSSDDYGPMRTIENAEDAAGEAPGADTGCNSGRLPTSTSPHWIGQVTVGTVHRAKGMEWPAVLLPGCWVGEYPVRPREEEKRVFYVAMSRAMKQLVCFTAAAREGRSGSDQAATAASVVDLPAQHTQSGTLEPTPYLAALGDKLERVNYGDLKTAYLTERGYL, encoded by the coding sequence ATGGACGACTCACAAATACGCGCTGCCACGTACCCggcggacgccgcgctgATACTGCAGGCTGGCGCTGGGAGCGGAAAGACCCAGACGATGGCGGCACGCATCGCCTACCTCCTTCAGAGCGGTGTGCCCGGACACTCCATCCTCGGCATCTGCTTCACGCGTCAAGCAGCGGAGACGCTGCGGGAGCGGGTGCGGTCTACCCTTCCTCCCACGCTCACCCGCGAGGCGCACGCCTTGAAGCTCAAGACATTTCACGCCTTTGGGCTCGAGTGCTTGCGCCGCTTTTCTGCCCTCCGGTCCGACACGCACGTCCTCGAtgcccggcagcagcacgaaCTTGCCCGTCGCGTTGTCGACACGTACGCGCAACGTGAAAAAAGCAGCGAGGCCGTGACGGACCTGGTCGACTACGTGAATCGGGTGAAGACGATGAAGGTGCCGCCGATTCCTCAGTCGGACCCCGCCCTGCAGGACGCATACCTCTTCCCCTATTACCAGAAGGCCCTGCATGAGGAGCACAACGCCGTGGACTTTGGGGACTTGCAGCAGATGTTTTACGACCTGATCCGGCCCgtccccgccaccccaccgACAGCCTCGCAGGGGTGCGGTGAGGAGgggctggaggagcagcagccgggAAAGATGGTCCCGTCCGATGTGTGCACGGCGCTGCGTGCCGAGTATACACACTTCGTCGTCGACGAGTTCCAGGACTTCAACGAGATTcaggtggagctgctggccCTGCTGGCTGGCGACGCGTGTCGCGTGACCTGCGTGGGAGACCCGAATCAGTGCATCTACACGTGGCGCGGCGCCATGCCAAACGTCTTTGGGGTGTGGAAGAAGCGCTTTCCTCAGACAGCAGTCCTGACGCTGGCGATGAACTATCGCAGCGACGGGCCCATTGTCGAGGCGGCCAATCTCGTGGTGAAGGCAACGCAGATGGCACACCACCATcgcgaggagcgcgccgtGACGCTCGTGCAGTGCGCcagcgaggaggatgagCTGCAGGCGGTCCCACTGGTGATCGACCACGTCCTACGCCGTCGCGATACCCACCTTGGCTACGGTGACATCGCCATTCTCTGTCGCTCCCGTCGGCGGGTGCAACTCTACTGCGATGTGCTGCAGTCGCAGCGCATTCCAGTGCGGCAGCTAAAGGGGATGTCGGTTGACCATCTCGCAAGCATGCGCTCGCTGCTTGCGTTTCTCCgactgtgtgtgtcgccTCATGGTCCGGAAGGTGACGCGAATGTGCGCACACTCCTGAATACCGCCCCGCTGCATCGACTATCGGCCGGGGCGGCCAAGAAGTTCCTCCTGTCCCTTGACTCGGTCTGTCaggcgcggcgcgcgacgGAAACGGCGCGGATACGGTCATGGCGCCACACCATCCACGTGGATAACAGCAGCGAGGTTTGCCCAAATAACGGAGGCGCGCAGGGGTCGCGAGGTGAGGGCTTGCAGCCCggcgctgcgtgtgcctcgGTCATCGGTGGTGGTTaccccactgccgccacgccTGGAGTCCACCCCGAGTCGCACTCGTTCTTTGCCGTCTTGCAGGAGCTCGTGTACCACAACTTTTCCCATGAGCTCTTCCCCAAGCTGGAGGTGTCCAAACGAAACCAGAAGAGCATCCGCACCCTGGTGCGCATCGTCGTGCATGccaaggagctgctggcgcagccgTCTTGCGACGTCGAGCAAGTCCTTCGATACGTCCTGCGCGAAGGGGGATACGAGGGCGAAAGCATGGCCGCGGTAGCAGCTCGCACTGTCACCCCCTCGGCAACCACAAGGGGAGCGAAGCGAGCGCGTAACTCCGCCGACGGTTGGGGTAGTGACCGCTGTGCTGACGAGGCGTCCGGGCGAAGCAGCGCTTTGGGGTACCAGCCTCGCGTTGGCGCCCTTCTCATGGAGCGATGCGCCTCGCAGCACAATCAACAGCAGCAGTCCtattcctcctcctccgcctccgcctcctacagcagcgccggtggaggCACCAGTAGGTGGGATCGGTGCCACCATGGCAGCCGGCGATCAGGTGCCGCATCCGGCGGTAACGGCGCGGTCGATGAGGACGTTTTGCCccccgaggaggaggcggaggtgtggcaggagcagcgcatGAACCTGTCCGAGTTGGTGCTGCACACGTACCACTCCGTGCAGGAGGCGTTGGAGCGTGAGGTGGCGCatgagctggagaaggaaggcggcggtggtgagggtagaggggaggaggaggcgtcgCGCTCTCGCCCGTCCCCGGCAAGCGGCAGCCACAGCAACAGTCGACCGCAACCGTTTTCCAAGGCAACCGGTGCCGACGACTCAGTCAGCAACTTCAGTGCCGggagcaccaccacgactATGACCGTCATGCAGGCCCTGCGCCCACCTGCCGTGGTGCTGCATCGCGTGCTGGACGAGTTTGTGTCGCTAGTGTCCTCGGACGACTACGGTCCCATGCGGACGATCGAGAACGCAGAAGATGCTGCAGGAGAAGCCCCAGGGGCAGACACGGGCTGTAACAGCGGTCGCCTCCCTACCAGTACCTCGCCACACTGGATCGGACAGGTCACTGTCGGCACGGTGCACCGCGCGAAGGGCATGGAGTggccggcggtgctgctgcccggGTGCTGGGTCGGCGAGTACCCGGTGCGGCCacgcgaagaagaaaagcgCGTCTTTTACGTGGCCATGAGTCGAGCCATGAAGCAACTTGTCTGcttcaccgccgcagcgcgcgagGGCAGGTCTGGCAGCGACCAGGCGGCAACTGCGGCAAGCGTGGTCGACCTCCCCGctcagcacacacaaagcgGAACGCTGGAGCCGACGCCGTACCTGGCCGCCCTCGGGGACAAGCTGGAGCGGGTCAACTACGGCGATCTCAAGACAGCGTATCTGACGGAGCGAGGGTACCTGTGA